The sequence acttagctaacttagccaacattttctagcagtttaatgaatgttgatattcaaatagtttaatggctgtgtataggtagatatttgacgataactgaaagttggaatggctctaatgtttgctagcagttatgctaagatttttaactatgctaaccatgttacttagctaatgttttatagcagtgttagcaatgctaacatgacATTCAGCATTTTCTAAGTTACATTCAGCattttctaagttaaactgttcaagagaaattgcgtacgggaaaaagtgaagcagttgaacaggatgtgtagtcttaatagggccagtttgtatgcttaaagcctgagactggcagttgatccaggtggcctgaacacctgccataggattctaattgcttaacggccgtattatgatgtcacaatcggtaatgttaagtctatggggatttttaaaaagtttttctttaatagtttaaaaagtataaaagtttcaaagttgaaaagtcataccaacccgatctgtttgaagacctacgttacaaagtttgaatgaagtttctaagttaaactgttcaagagaaattgcgtacggaaaaagtggtaagcggaataataataataagaagttgcctaggaagaacagtacagtgcattttcatgcactgtaattagttactagagaaagtaacttttgagttacttttaagtctgcttttaaaatgtcaatATGAACAGTACCGAAGTCACACAATAAACCTAATTTTTAGACCTATTTATTGTAGTTTCAACGGGCCTTCAAATCAATAGCCTTGTGCAtgagttctcaaactttttctgacCACAAAACATTCTACAATGCATGAAGGCTTCCCTGACCTTGTTTTGTGCCACCCTCACCATCTAGGTGGTTTGATAGATATGTACAGCACACTGCCTACTGCTTGCCTTCTACTACTGCATGGTATGCATGGTGGTGCACTGACAGTGAATTCTGCAATATAGTAAGTTATTATTATTGCAatccttctgtaggctacatggaATGAGTTAAATGGGATGTAATGtgaaacaatgttaaatggcttattttcaaagcagttattgtctgctcacacacacatacaaccttaggttatcctcatcctgctttgaacacagtTGTATTATATAGCATTTTAAGGACCACCAGTTTGGGAAAAGCCTGCGCTTCACAAGTGCTGACCTACCGAAATAAGTTTTGAtacgcattactcccaacactggtggTTTTAAAGATACATCTCTTCATGGCCTTGCCACAGCTTGCATGCATCTCTACCCCCTGTGCCTCATATTCGATATGAGGAACTACTGTAATTGAGCTCACCAGTTTCCGGTAGTTGAGGCACAGCGCTACCATGTACTCAGCATACACCATTTATCTCATTCGTCATGTCTTGTAACATAAGAAAGACCTCTTGGAAAAGGGAAAAAGGATAAATGGTTGTTTTTTTCAGAGTGGGTCtttaaaaataatacaataaaGTAAATTTCTGCCTTTCCAACAATCTACTTTAAGAAATTAAGATTACATTATCAAACACGATTATTACCTGTGAGAAATGATTCCTACTGCCTCCCAAAAACAACAATGTATGCATCCAtataaatatgaaaataaaacatgttTGTAAGGTTTGATGATTAACTGAAATACTTCAGTTAAGAGATCTGAATTGGATGAATCAAATATAAGaaattatattttgtatttCATTATATTTCACATATAAATAGTATATTATACAGAATACAAAATATACATAAAAGATCACAAATGAAAGGTTTAAATAATATTTTCTGCAAAACAATATGAAAGACAACAGAGCAATTTAGTTAGCAAAAATGTGTGTCAATATAACAAACCCAAAGATGCAGCCACACAGTAAGGAGAAGCTGTAAGCGCAGTACTGAACTCCCTTTCAAACTGAAGTGTCCTCGGTGTTCTCCTGGGCTGCTGTGGTAAACCAGTGCCCAAATATCTTGAGCTCATACAACTTCTCCCGAAACGCTTTGCAGAGTAATATGTAGATAAGGGGGTCCAGGCAGACGTTGGTCGAGGAGAGCCACAGAGTGATGCTCTTAGCCACCTTCAGGGAAGCCCAGTGGCAGTTAATCTTGTTCTCCACCTGACGGTGAACGTAAGGGAAGCGTGTGATGTGGTAGGGGGCGAAGCAGACCAGGAACACCGCCAGGACGATAAACACCCGAGCTTTGATCTTTCGTTTCCCCTCCTTGTTTGTGCTTCCTGAATTTCGATACGACTCAATGACCTTTTTTGCAATGCACGTGTAGCAGAATCCAATAACGACCAACATGACTAAGAAAATCACGTTGCATTCAATAATTATGGCATGATGGTACTGCTTCCCCAGGTCACTCTTCATGGCCATGCACAGCTCAGCAGTGTTGTTTTTGGGCTTTCCGCTCGTGAGGACCATGGTGGGTATGGTGTTCACGCTGAGATAGAGAGTCCAGATAAGGATGACGACCACCTTGCCGAACAGGGGATTGTGGCCGAACCTTTTCCCGCCTGGCTGGACGATCTTGAAGAAGCGGTCGAGGCTGATGAGCCCCATCAGTATCATGCTCATGTACATGCAGAGGTAGAACAGCACGCTGCTGAACTGGCAGGCAAAAGCACGCAAGCCGTGAGGGGCCCCGGGGATCTCGCTGCCGGCCTTCAGCGGGATGATCAAGGTCATCAGAAGGTCAGCCGCCACAAGGCTCTTCAGGTAGACAACAAACGCAGATTTGGGCTTCAGCTTCCAGGAAATCCAAGCTGCcatgacgttcagcaggagagCGGGGATGAACAAAACAAAGTAGAGGCATGTTATCACGAGTTTGACCGTCTTCAGATCGAGCCCACAGTCCCGGAGTGGAGAAAGTGATGCCATGACGACAGTCTCCTGTATGACAAATGCCCACAGTGTGATTGCTATTATAGCTCCTTGGTCAATGGGAGATCACGTTACTGTGGCATATTTCAGTTAAAGCCACCTAACTATTGCGAAGATGCGGAAAAGCACAATGCTATTTGTGATGACATCTGTGAAATACTTTCGTAATTGGCAGGGACACATCCTGTGCTCTTAGACATCTTGGTCTGTACTCTTACAAAACGACACCAAATGTCTTCACATTCACCATTAGTCTATAGCACTGAGTCTTAGATGTGACCAGTATATCAATATGTATGATAAGTTTAGACTTTTGCGATGTCTTTATCCACTGTTATCTAACAGACCTGACAAATGAAATAGCAATCTATCCTCAATTCACAATCTATCACAGTGTCAGCGTCATTGGTGGGCCATAGGGGGCCGGGGCCATCcagccccccgccccccccccccccccccccgagttCTCTCCCAAAAGAAAAATTATGCGTTTTTGACTGCAGAATGGCCCAATCAGTCAGAGGAGGCTCGCTGAGGCGCTGTGAAGGCGCTGTGAATGCAGAAGACAAGACACAATCCAAGTCATACGTTTATGGACGTAGGCACgcttcaattaaactgaaatacacattttgcgCATCATGTACAAAAATCCGGGACATTCAGTACCAATACCAACACCAACCAACATACCAATGACGTTTTTTTTAAGtacaggacctaaatacttgtcagacatgcttcagcagtacacaccttctcgtcctctcaggtcccaggtgaaaaacctgctagtaaaacctacagttagaactaaacatggtgaagcagcttttagctgctatgcggctcagctgtgctCCTTGGTCAATGGGAGATCACCTTACTGTGACATATTTCAGTGAAAGCCTCCTAacaactagcctagaaatctagacgcaccctagcggcggcaaattaatttgctcagcctgtacgtctagtatcaaaccatagggatttctattgggtaacaccgtggatgttattcaatcacagcgctctatttttttagagagtcttaaggcgggcttaacaggataacgacagtcctgcaacagtgaacaacaaggaaggtggctatggcgaacgaagagcggttgtttgaatctgcgttggcgtcaactttggaggagttggacttgtgcttttctttgaaagttgagcaacacaatgcacttaagtcattcctttcgaagaaggatgtatttgccgttttgccgaccggatacggatatggtcgtagcgctggcctattgcatgcctaggcagtttgaaagacaattctctgcccgccccttggattaagcgaggtgaatggttcgatgccagactatacatttcaatgatataggatggcccgctaGGCTACCTAACAACTGCAAAGATGCGGAAAAGCACGGTGCTATTTTTGATGATATCTGTGACATACTTTTGTAATTGCCAGTGGGAGGGACACATCCTGTGCTCTTAGACATCCTGGTctgaacacaacaacaacaacaccaaatGTATTCACATGAACTATTACTCAAAGCCGAGTTTTAGAAAAATGTGACCAATATATCAATATGCATGATAAATTTTaactaaaaataaacaaaattaaaatgcaaaagTTACCATAAGGttattccgtgtcaaatcagataaggttgtctcagattttgttcaaactttATCAAGAATTGGGTCTTAATGTTATTTTCAAAATCACATTATTTTGGAAGAAATGTTTGGGCATTATTCATAGGCAGCCCAacttagtgtgtttgtgtattcatGAAACATAGTATATTATTGGCACTTTATACAGAAAGGGATTATGAACTGAGCTGTTACCAAATGTTCCTATTAGCTACATACCATTTTAGTCCTATGAAGATTCCCAAAAATGCAATCACATCTTGTTTTATACTTAATGTCTTCATGTGCATTTGTTACAGAGACCTCAAATATTGGCTCAACATTAATAAAGTATTGATTTTACAGACCAAATAATGATTGGTGTCATGTGGATACTAAAAAAGTAGTTTAGAAGACCCTAAATGTCAccagttttgcattttgtttcatATCTAGGGCCTCATATAAATGTAATGGGCATGCAGTACAAACATTTAAAGTTCCAAACATACTGAGACCCTGTCTGTCTTCCACCCTACAAAGTTTGAGCAGGCTGGGAATAGTACTTTTCAAGATATGAATGCCCACACATGGCCCCCAAGATAAGGCATTTCTGAGAGTGTAAAAAGGATACAAAATCGAGGGTGAAAAAAtttatgaaaacattggaatttaacaaaaatattttgcagGTCTTAGTTTTGGGACCTAAGTATTAGgtagacaaactttgagcaaaatctgagatttgaggattttgtctgatttgacacggaatgaccccaTATTTTCTAACGTCTTCATCCACTATTATTTAACACACCTGACAAAGGAAATAGCAagaaacatactgtatgctaCAAAGACTACTAGTAGATTATTTACGAGGTCCTCATATCAGTGTTTTAAGCCAAACGTTGTGAGAAGAGTCGGGGGTCTACAGTGGGGCCACGGATGAGATGGAAGTGTATATACACACAGTCATGGCTCAAAGTTGGACCTACTCACACAGTTTAAAATGTGAATGAAacatcattacattacattacattacatttgg is a genomic window of Alosa sapidissima isolate fAloSap1 chromosome 15, fAloSap1.pri, whole genome shotgun sequence containing:
- the LOC121683561 gene encoding P2Y purinoceptor 13-like, with product MASLSPLRDCGLDLKTVKLVITCLYFVLFIPALLLNVMAAWISWKLKPKSAFVVYLKSLVAADLLMTLIIPLKAGSEIPGAPHGLRAFACQFSSVLFYLCMYMSMILMGLISLDRFFKIVQPGGKRFGHNPLFGKVVVILIWTLYLSVNTIPTMVLTSGKPKNNTAELCMAMKSDLGKQYHHAIIIECNVIFLVMLVVIGFCYTCIAKKVIESYRNSGSTNKEGKRKIKARVFIVLAVFLVCFAPYHITRFPYVHRQVENKINCHWASLKVAKSITLWLSSTNVCLDPLIYILLCKAFREKLYELKIFGHWFTTAAQENTEDTSV